One segment of Paenibacillus rhizovicinus DNA contains the following:
- a CDS encoding glycoside hydrolase family 127 protein: MSIVNNPVKGWQGVPFSSVNINDAFWRPRLEVLKNVTISVCLDQCEQTNRIANFAVAGGLQEGKFEGIYYNDSDVYKVLEGAAYALMTDRDPELEAEIDRIIGLIEAAQEPDGYLCAYFTIEAPERKWTDMEKHEMYNGGHLIEAAVAYYQATGKRRLLDVACRLADHYDALFGPGKRHWAEGHEEIELALVKLFRATGEERYWKLALWLLEERGHGHGVGAIWDKPEWGPAYCQDDVPVRDIREVKGHAVRAMYLYTAMADVALASGDAAYIEALDRVWAHTAERNMYVTGGIGPSQHNEGFTSDYDLPNESAYCETCAAIAMAFWNHRMNLLHGDGKYADLVEREMFNGALAGISLSGDKFFYVNPLASKGEHHRVEWFHTSCCPTNLARFLPAIGQYAYAVTEDGIAINQYMNSETTINAANAAGGGKVQVLQSTAYPWDGRVAITILPEQAGKFAVRLRVPGWCRGYRVSLQGDDRIGGGADTKTDKGYIVLNRHWMPGDTVLLELDMPVEAIRSRPEVEANRGRVAFQRGPVVYCAEGAGNDGLAYDEFALSAGAPFAIEHREELLGGVTALRGQTSEGKACSLTPYYAWDNREAGFMQVWMREAEDRQLYRF, encoded by the coding sequence ATGTCGATAGTGAATAATCCGGTGAAGGGCTGGCAGGGCGTACCGTTCTCCAGCGTGAATATCAATGATGCGTTCTGGCGTCCGCGGCTCGAGGTGCTGAAGAACGTGACGATCAGCGTCTGTCTGGACCAATGCGAGCAAACGAACCGCATCGCGAATTTCGCGGTGGCCGGCGGTTTGCAGGAAGGCAAATTCGAAGGGATCTACTATAACGATTCGGATGTATACAAAGTGCTGGAAGGCGCTGCGTACGCTTTAATGACGGACCGCGACCCCGAGCTGGAGGCGGAGATCGACCGTATTATCGGGCTGATCGAAGCCGCGCAGGAACCGGACGGGTACTTATGCGCGTATTTCACGATCGAAGCGCCGGAACGCAAATGGACGGACATGGAAAAGCATGAAATGTACAATGGCGGCCATCTCATCGAGGCGGCGGTCGCCTACTACCAAGCAACGGGCAAGCGCAGGCTGCTCGATGTCGCATGCCGGCTGGCCGACCATTACGATGCCCTGTTCGGTCCGGGCAAACGCCACTGGGCCGAAGGACATGAGGAGATCGAGCTGGCTCTCGTGAAGCTGTTCCGGGCAACGGGGGAAGAGCGCTATTGGAAGCTCGCGCTCTGGCTGTTGGAGGAGCGCGGCCATGGCCATGGGGTCGGGGCGATCTGGGATAAGCCCGAATGGGGGCCGGCCTATTGCCAGGATGACGTGCCGGTTCGGGATATCCGGGAAGTGAAAGGGCATGCGGTGCGGGCGATGTATCTGTATACGGCGATGGCGGACGTGGCGCTGGCTTCGGGCGACGCGGCGTATATCGAAGCGCTGGACCGGGTGTGGGCGCATACGGCCGAACGGAACATGTACGTGACGGGCGGCATCGGGCCTTCGCAGCATAACGAGGGCTTCACGAGCGATTACGATCTGCCCAATGAATCGGCGTATTGCGAAACGTGCGCAGCCATCGCGATGGCCTTCTGGAACCATCGGATGAACCTGCTGCACGGCGACGGGAAATACGCGGATCTCGTGGAGCGGGAGATGTTCAACGGCGCATTGGCCGGCATCTCGCTCTCCGGCGACAAATTCTTCTACGTGAATCCGCTCGCTTCCAAGGGCGAACACCATCGGGTGGAGTGGTTCCACACCTCTTGCTGCCCGACGAATCTGGCCCGGTTCCTGCCGGCCATCGGTCAATACGCGTATGCCGTCACGGAGGACGGAATTGCTATTAATCAATACATGAACAGCGAAACGACGATCAACGCGGCGAATGCGGCGGGCGGCGGCAAGGTGCAGGTGCTGCAATCCACGGCTTACCCGTGGGACGGGCGCGTCGCGATTACGATATTGCCGGAACAGGCGGGCAAGTTCGCGGTTCGGCTGCGCGTGCCGGGCTGGTGCCGAGGGTACCGGGTATCGCTTCAAGGAGACGACCGGATTGGCGGAGGTGCCGATACGAAGACGGACAAGGGATACATCGTCTTGAATCGCCACTGGATGCCGGGAGACACCGTCCTGCTTGAGCTCGACATGCCCGTCGAAGCGATCCGCTCGCGTCCGGAGGTGGAAGCGAACCGGGGACGAGTCGCGTTCCAGCGCGGGCCGGTCGTGTACTGCGCCGAGGGGGCCGGCAATGACGGGCTGGCCTATGACGAGTTCGCGCTGTCCGCGGGCGCGCCGTTTGCGATCGAGCATCGCGAAGAGCTGCTTGGCGGGGTGACTGCGCTGCGTGGTCAAACATCCGAGGGCAAGGCGTGTTCGCTTACGCCGTACTATGCGTGGGATAACCGGGAAGCGGGATTCATGCAGGTGTGGATGCGCGAAGCGGAAGACCGGCAGCTGTACCGGTTCTAG
- a CDS encoding SMI1/KNR4 family protein has translation MSMEELIARIRMTPDCIVLPPSGLPATDEHLRLPEDVRTFYALCGGVTLYQFADYSVNIVPPEEFEPANPVIVGERCEDDISAQWYIAADDGNGDYFTIDLAPERCGKCYDSFHETHGLVGNTPVIARSFTELLERLLANKGQYWYWLDEGFEPLGDAYEE, from the coding sequence ATGAGCATGGAAGAGCTGATCGCCAGAATAAGGATGACGCCGGATTGTATCGTACTCCCTCCGAGCGGGCTGCCGGCAACCGACGAACATTTGCGTTTGCCTGAGGATGTGCGGACGTTTTATGCCTTGTGCGGAGGCGTTACGCTGTATCAGTTTGCGGATTACTCCGTTAATATCGTGCCGCCCGAGGAGTTCGAGCCTGCCAATCCCGTCATTGTCGGAGAACGTTGCGAGGACGATATTTCAGCGCAGTGGTATATCGCAGCGGACGACGGCAACGGCGATTACTTCACGATCGACTTGGCTCCGGAACGGTGCGGCAAATGCTACGACAGCTTCCATGAAACGCATGGCCTCGTCGGGAATACGCCAGTGATCGCAAGGTCGTTTACCGAGCTGTTGGAACGGTTATTGGCGAACAAAGGGCAGTATTGGTACTGGCTGGACGAGGGGTTTGAGCCGCTCGGGGATGCATACGAGGAATGA
- a CDS encoding serine O-acetyltransferase, with product MFHKQIGGLVSTISNSYREQSHTILLDAKDLPNRDTIIEVIHQLRELLFPGYFGKQNLVNDTIEYHIANLLLSIHEKLHEQITRVLRHQALENNDVVLDADAKADAIIDAFLSKIPELRCILATDVQAAFTGDPSAETTSEVIFSFPGIFAVSIYRLAHELYKLSVPLIPRIMTEYAHSETGIDIHAGATIGNHFFIDHGTGVVIGETTTIGNGVKIYQGVTLGALSTRGGQSLRGVKRHPTIEDEVTVYSGASILGGETVIGEGVVIGSNAFITVSVPSGTKVSVRSPELVFKGRRPQELQQEFVADWII from the coding sequence ATGTTTCACAAGCAGATCGGCGGCCTCGTGTCGACGATTTCCAACAGCTATAGAGAGCAATCGCATACGATTCTACTGGATGCCAAGGATTTGCCCAACAGAGACACGATCATTGAAGTCATCCATCAGCTGCGAGAGCTGCTGTTTCCAGGCTATTTCGGCAAGCAGAATCTTGTTAACGACACGATCGAGTACCATATTGCCAACCTGCTGCTAAGCATTCATGAGAAGCTGCATGAGCAGATCACGCGCGTGCTGAGGCATCAAGCGCTCGAGAATAACGATGTCGTCTTGGATGCCGATGCCAAGGCCGATGCCATTATCGATGCCTTCCTAAGCAAAATCCCGGAGCTTCGCTGCATCCTAGCGACCGACGTCCAAGCCGCTTTCACGGGCGACCCTTCCGCAGAGACGACAAGCGAGGTCATCTTCTCCTTCCCCGGCATTTTTGCCGTAAGCATTTATCGGTTGGCGCATGAGCTCTACAAGCTTTCCGTGCCGCTCATTCCGAGAATCATGACGGAATACGCGCATAGCGAAACGGGCATCGATATTCATGCGGGAGCGACGATCGGCAACCATTTCTTCATTGACCACGGAACGGGCGTAGTTATCGGCGAAACGACGACGATCGGCAATGGCGTTAAAATTTATCAAGGCGTCACGCTCGGTGCGCTATCCACGCGGGGCGGTCAAAGCCTGCGCGGCGTGAAGCGCCACCCTACGATCGAGGATGAAGTGACGGTCTATTCCGGTGCTTCCATACTGGGCGGGGAGACGGTCATCGGCGAAGGGGTCGTCATCGGCAGTAATGCCTTCATCACCGTATCCGTTCCAAGCGGCACCAAAGTCAGCGTGAGAAGTCCGGAACTCGTATTTAAAGGGCGGCGGCCGCAGGAGCTGCAGCAGGAGTTCGTGGCGGATTGGATTATTTAA
- a CDS encoding NUDIX hydrolase → MKTPLFYGAVHLLFYQDERVLLLKRQNTGFEDGKWSVVAGRIDGNEEVKSAAIREAKEEAGVDILPDDLDVVGVVHRKNVSSEWIDFYLKVRAWQGEITNMEPHKCEELTWFHLRELPENIIGYIRLAVERDHGHMWFESLGW, encoded by the coding sequence ATGAAAACACCGCTATTTTACGGCGCCGTTCATCTGCTCTTCTACCAGGATGAGCGCGTACTGCTCTTGAAAAGGCAGAACACCGGCTTCGAAGACGGCAAGTGGAGCGTCGTGGCCGGAAGAATCGACGGCAACGAGGAAGTGAAATCCGCTGCGATTCGGGAAGCGAAGGAAGAAGCGGGCGTGGACATTTTGCCGGACGACTTGGATGTCGTGGGCGTTGTCCATCGGAAGAACGTCAGCTCGGAGTGGATCGATTTCTACTTGAAGGTTCGCGCGTGGCAAGGAGAGATCACGAATATGGAACCGCATAAATGCGAGGAACTGACATGGTTTCACTTGCGCGAATTGCCGGAGAACATCATTGGTTATATCCGCTTGGCAGTGGAGAGAGACCACGGCCATATGTGGTTTGAAAGCTTGGGCTGGTAA
- a CDS encoding GNAT family N-acetyltransferase, with translation MVIREFHASDAARIVSLFYETVHAVNKRDYAQEQLDAWAPRGEEAQRAEAWQESMVRNRSYVAEMAGVIAGFADMTNAGHLDRLYVHKDYQRRGIASMLVNKLESDARELGLPEMDTEASITARPFFERRGYRVERAQTVERNSVRLDNFRMSKLL, from the coding sequence ATTGTTATCCGGGAATTCCACGCGTCCGACGCCGCTCGCATCGTCTCGCTGTTCTACGAAACGGTGCATGCCGTTAACAAACGGGACTACGCGCAGGAGCAGCTGGATGCCTGGGCTCCGAGAGGAGAAGAGGCGCAGCGGGCGGAGGCATGGCAGGAATCGATGGTTCGCAATCGGAGCTATGTTGCCGAAATGGCCGGAGTAATCGCCGGTTTCGCCGATATGACGAACGCCGGCCATCTGGATCGGCTGTATGTCCACAAGGATTATCAGCGGCGCGGAATCGCTTCGATGCTGGTGAACAAGCTCGAATCCGATGCGCGCGAGCTTGGCTTGCCGGAGATGGATACGGAAGCGAGCATTACGGCGAGGCCGTTCTTCGAACGCCGCGGATACCGGGTTGAGCGGGCGCAGACCGTTGAGCGGAATAGTGTGCGATTAGATAATTTTAGGATGTCGAAGCTGTTGTAG
- a CDS encoding pentapeptide repeat-containing protein encodes MDQTRGQLFTGDLTNATIENASLNETTIKFANMKNAQFLHVDFTGSTVRASNLSEVNVEGNAWWGMRMNACDVFDMQFNAGILEGATVSNSHLVHLTIDNCVIDGLVINGVSIKELIENHPDYRLHAESVPSRTRYDESRNRLNE; translated from the coding sequence ATGGATCAAACACGCGGTCAATTGTTTACGGGTGATTTAACCAACGCCACGATCGAAAATGCCAGCTTGAATGAGACAACCATCAAATTCGCGAACATGAAGAACGCCCAATTCCTTCATGTCGACTTCACGGGCTCCACGGTTCGAGCAAGCAATCTATCCGAAGTGAATGTGGAAGGGAATGCATGGTGGGGGATGCGCATGAATGCGTGCGATGTGTTCGACATGCAATTTAATGCCGGGATATTGGAAGGCGCTACAGTCTCCAACTCGCATCTTGTCCATCTAACGATTGATAACTGTGTCATCGATGGCCTCGTTATCAATGGTGTCTCTATCAAGGAATTGATCGAGAACCATCCCGATTACCGACTTCATGCGGAGTCGGTTCCTAGCAGGACACGTTATGACGAATCCAGAAATCGGCTAAACGAATAG
- a CDS encoding helix-turn-helix transcriptional regulator, with product MPPQDLIVQIPPLPHFLTAGSDVFLPGSRHVERQMIGVFDLIVVSSGALFMGEAGEDIRIGAGQALVLRPDLHHYPTKPCEEATHFYWVHFQAHAPWTTHDEHATLPFSSQQRSTERLRPGDFGRQYDLRLPCFITLPDPQEVYADIEGLLALDARSDLTGSWKQQTVFHNLLFRLCGEAQQGRTDSAAIQLAERTASFLKANYRQTVTNELLRTELNYHPIYITRCMRAVFGRTPNEYVNEYRLEQAKLLLLTTDKPVADIAASVGFEDPAYFARRFAKGAAMSPSAYRKQFEVGGG from the coding sequence ATGCCGCCTCAGGACTTAATCGTTCAAATCCCGCCGCTTCCGCATTTCCTGACCGCGGGTTCGGATGTATTCCTGCCCGGCAGCCGTCATGTGGAACGGCAAATGATCGGCGTGTTCGATTTGATCGTCGTCTCTAGCGGGGCGCTGTTCATGGGGGAAGCCGGGGAAGACATCCGCATCGGAGCCGGTCAAGCGCTCGTTCTGCGACCGGACCTGCATCACTATCCGACGAAGCCGTGCGAGGAAGCAACGCATTTCTACTGGGTCCACTTTCAGGCGCATGCGCCATGGACGACGCATGACGAGCATGCTACGCTGCCGTTCTCTTCTCAGCAGCGAAGCACGGAGCGATTGCGCCCCGGCGACTTCGGGCGGCAATACGACTTGCGGCTGCCGTGCTTCATCACGCTGCCGGATCCGCAGGAGGTATATGCCGATATCGAAGGACTGCTCGCGCTGGACGCCCGGTCCGATCTGACCGGCAGCTGGAAGCAGCAGACGGTCTTCCACAATCTGCTGTTCCGCTTATGCGGAGAAGCGCAGCAAGGCCGTACGGATTCCGCGGCCATCCAGCTTGCGGAGCGTACGGCTTCGTTCCTCAAGGCAAATTACCGCCAGACCGTCACGAATGAACTGCTGCGCACCGAATTGAATTATCATCCGATCTATATCACGCGATGCATGCGCGCCGTCTTCGGCCGCACGCCGAACGAGTACGTGAACGAATACCGCCTGGAGCAGGCGAAGCTGCTCCTGCTTACGACGGACAAGCCCGTAGCCGATATCGCGGCGTCCGTCGGCTTCGAGGACCCGGCCTACTTCGCGCGCCGATTCGCCAAAGGCGCCGCCATGAGCCCTTCGGCGTACCGGAAGCAGTTTGAGGTTGGCGGGGGATAA